A single region of the Bacillus cereus genome encodes:
- the dnaN gene encoding DNA polymerase III subunit beta, with translation MRFTIQKDYLVRGVQDVMKAVSSRTTIPILTGIKVVATEEGVTLTGSDADISIESFIPVEDAGKEVVEIEQSGSIVLQAKYFSEIVKKLPKEIVEISVENHFMTKIKSGKSEFNLNGLDSAEYPLLPQIEEHHVFKIPTDLLKHMIRQTVFAVSTSETRPILTGVNWKVYNSELTCIATDSHRLALRKAKIEGHNIADEFQANVVIPGKSLNELSKILDESEEMVDIVITEYQVLFRTKHLLFFSRLLEGNYPDTTRLIPAESKTDIFVNTKEFLQAIDRASLLARDGRNNVVKLSTLEQQMLEISSNSPEIGKVVEEVQCENVDGEELKISFSAKYMMDALKALDSTEIKISFTGAMRPFLIRTVNDDSIIQLILPVRTY, from the coding sequence ATGCGTTTTACAATACAAAAAGACTATCTTGTAAGAGGTGTACAAGATGTAATGAAGGCAGTTTCTTCTCGTACAACAATTCCAATTCTTACAGGAATTAAGGTTGTAGCAACTGAAGAAGGAGTTACTTTAACAGGTAGCGATGCAGATATCTCTATCGAATCATTTATCCCAGTCGAAGATGCTGGAAAAGAAGTTGTTGAAATTGAACAATCAGGAAGTATTGTTTTACAAGCAAAATACTTTAGTGAGATCGTAAAAAAATTACCTAAAGAAATTGTTGAAATTTCTGTGGAAAATCATTTTATGACAAAAATAAAATCTGGAAAATCAGAGTTTAATTTAAATGGTTTAGATTCAGCTGAATATCCGTTACTACCTCAGATTGAAGAACATCATGTATTTAAGATTCCAACAGATTTACTTAAACATATGATTAGGCAAACAGTATTTGCAGTTTCAACTTCTGAAACAAGGCCCATCTTGACAGGTGTAAACTGGAAAGTATATAACAGCGAGTTAACTTGCATTGCAACAGATAGTCACAGACTAGCGCTTCGTAAAGCAAAAATTGAAGGGCATAATATTGCTGATGAATTTCAAGCCAATGTCGTTATTCCTGGTAAGAGCTTAAATGAATTAAGTAAAATCCTAGATGAATCTGAAGAAATGGTAGATATCGTTATTACGGAGTATCAAGTATTATTCCGTACAAAACATTTATTATTCTTCTCGAGATTGTTAGAAGGTAACTACCCAGATACAACACGTTTAATTCCAGCCGAGAGTAAGACAGATATTTTTGTGAATACAAAAGAATTTTTACAAGCAATTGATCGTGCTTCGCTATTAGCAAGAGATGGTCGTAACAATGTTGTTAAATTATCGACATTAGAACAACAAATGCTTGAGATTTCTTCAAATTCACCAGAAATCGGAAAAGTAGTAGAAGAAGTTCAATGTGAAAACGTAGATGGAGAAGAATTAAAAATATCTTTTAGTGCAAAATATATGATGGACGCATTAAAAGCTTTAGATAGTACAGAAATTAAAATTAGCTTTACTGGGGCGATGAGGCCGTTTTTGATTCGTACAGTGAATGATGATTCCATCATCCAATTAATTTTACCGGTACGTACTTACTAA
- the yaaA gene encoding S4 domain-containing protein YaaA: MKSIKISTEYITLGQFLKLADVIDTGGAVKWFLQEYEVYVNQELENRRGRKLYANDIIEIPGSGTFQVQA; the protein is encoded by the coding sequence ATGAAAAGTATTAAAATTTCAACAGAATACATTACACTAGGACAATTTTTAAAGCTAGCCGATGTAATTGATACGGGCGGGGCTGTGAAATGGTTCTTACAAGAATATGAAGTGTACGTGAATCAAGAACTTGAGAATAGAAGAGGTCGCAAGTTATATGCGAATGATATTATTGAAATTCCGGGAAGTGGAACTTTCCAAGTTCAGGCATAA
- the recF gene encoding DNA replication/repair protein RecF (All proteins in this family for which functions are known are DNA-binding proteins that assist the filamentation of RecA onto DNA for the initiation of recombination or recombinational repair.): MFITEIQLKNYRNYEKLELSFEDKVNVIIGENAQGKTNLMEAIYVLAMAKSHRTSNDRELIRWDEDYGQIKGRLQKRNSSLSLELNISKKGKKAKLNQLEQQKLSQYIGEMNVVMFAPEDLNLVKGSPQVRRRFLDMELGQIAPIYLYELSQYQKVLTQRNHLLKKMQGNSKNEETMLDVFTLQLIEHGAKILRKRFEFLNLLQEWAAPIHRGISRGLEELEIVYKPSLDVSESMDLSKIKEVYYESFQSVKQREIFRGTTLIGPHRDDLQFFVNSKNVQVFGSQGQQRTTALSLKLAEIELIYSEVKEYPILLLDDVLSELDDYRQSHLLNTIQGKVQTFVTTTSVDGIEHETLKEAKTIHVMNGTVDCEMDRA, from the coding sequence TTGTTTATTACAGAAATACAATTAAAAAACTATCGCAATTATGAAAAATTAGAGCTCTCCTTTGAGGACAAGGTCAATGTAATTATTGGTGAAAATGCACAAGGGAAAACAAATTTGATGGAAGCCATTTATGTATTAGCGATGGCGAAATCTCATAGAACCTCTAATGATCGTGAGCTTATTCGATGGGATGAGGATTACGGTCAAATCAAAGGTAGATTACAAAAAAGAAATAGTTCTTTGTCTTTAGAATTAAATATTTCCAAAAAAGGTAAAAAGGCAAAGCTAAATCAACTTGAACAACAAAAGTTAAGCCAATACATTGGTGAAATGAACGTTGTGATGTTTGCCCCAGAAGATTTAAATCTTGTAAAAGGAAGCCCTCAAGTAAGAAGACGCTTTTTAGATATGGAACTAGGACAAATAGCGCCCATTTATTTGTATGAACTAAGCCAATATCAAAAAGTGCTCACGCAACGAAATCACTTGCTTAAAAAGATGCAAGGGAATAGTAAAAATGAGGAAACGATGTTGGATGTATTTACACTTCAACTCATTGAGCATGGTGCAAAAATATTGCGAAAACGTTTTGAGTTTTTGAATTTACTACAAGAATGGGCTGCGCCGATACATCGCGGGATTAGCAGGGGATTAGAGGAATTAGAAATCGTCTATAAACCAAGCCTAGATGTATCAGAATCAATGGATTTGTCGAAAATAAAAGAAGTATACTATGAAAGTTTTCAATCTGTGAAACAACGTGAAATTTTCCGTGGTACAACTTTAATTGGTCCTCATCGTGATGATTTACAATTCTTCGTTAATAGTAAAAATGTTCAAGTCTTTGGTTCGCAAGGACAACAACGAACGACCGCACTGTCCCTAAAATTAGCTGAAATTGAATTGATTTACTCAGAAGTTAAGGAATATCCTATTCTTTTATTGGATGATGTATTATCAGAATTAGATGATTATCGTCAATCACATCTGTTAAATACAATTCAAGGAAAAGTGCAAACATTTGTGACAACGACGAGTGTCGACGGAATTGAACACGAAACATTAAAAGAAGCGAAAACAATTCATGTAATGAACGGCACGGTAGATTGTGAAATGGACAGGGCATAA